In Planctomycetia bacterium, the sequence GTAGGGAACAAGCAGCAGCGCACCGATGCGCGAGATCGGCCAGAAAAAGTAAATGGTGATGGCGATGGACAGCCAGAGTGCGCAGAGTTCATAGTAAGCAAATTCTGGGCATTGCATGACAAAGAAAGCATAGGACCAGCCCAGATTGAGCACTAATTGCAGAATAAAGCATGCAATGGCAAGGTGAAAGACTCCCACTTTCCGCCAGACCAGCCATGCTGCAATCGCCATGAGGGTATAGAGTACCTGCCAGATGGTACCAATGACGTAACCTGGTGGCGTCCAGGAAGGCTTCCGCAACGATGGATAGTACAACGACAATCCCTGGCTGGTGGCGTATCCACCCAGTGCAGCTACACCAAAGCAGATGCCAAGCCAGATCAGCAAGGCACCAAAGGTTTTCCATTTACTTTCAGCAAATAAAATTGTTTGATCCATACTGTCATCTTTCGCAATAGTGCTGATTGACGATTCAGGTTAATGCTGGTTGGTTGTCAGTTGGCGATTATGCATCATTTGAAAAATATGAGATTATTTCAAAATATGCTTGCATACCGTGAATATTGTGTTTACAACGTAACGTATGGGCGTCTCCTGCCCATTTGCCCGTTTCCAACCCCACACTTAGTTTTGGAGTAGATGTCATGTTTGCAGCCATCAAGAGATTCATCAACAATGAAGACGGCCCAACAGCAGTGGAATACGCTGTGATGCTGGCACTGATCATCGTGCTGTGCATTGTGGTTATCCGCCAGGTCGGTACCAGTTCTTCCCGAACTTTCAGCACCGCCGATTCCGCTATTTCCTAGTGATACACACACTTGGGGAAGGTCTGGCTCTTCATCGGGCCAGACCTTTTTCTATTCCAGTTTTGCCAATTCCTGTTCGAAGAAATCACGAGCAGTTAACGTACTCCCATCAGACAGTCGAATCAGATAGACTTCCCCGCTCAATGAAGATTTGGAAGCCACGTGTTCGATAAACTGCGAAGCAGTTTGGATGCTGTCTCCTGCGTTCTTAAGTTTCAATCGTAAATGCTCTGCAGCTTCCTGCGCTGAATACTCCGTGCCGTTACGAATAAACCGGGCATCCTTGAGGCTTTCTACACTCGAAATGAGTTTGTCAATCTTCTGGGATTCTGAAAGTCCTCCAATTTCAAATGTTGCAAAGTCTTCGCCAACCAGGGCATTGCTCAACTCAGTCAAGCGGATGGTATAGCTGGCCTTGTAGATTTTCAGTTCCGTGGCTTCTCCTGGTTTCAGTGAAACCAACCCTGTGGTAGCACGCTCCATGTCATCAGAAAAATGTGTGCTGACCATGACCTGACCGCGTGTAATATCCCCTACCGTCAGGCTGCAATCTTTCTCAAGTCCTGGTATGCGTGTCGTTGAGCGCTGCTTTACCGTCATCGTGATGGGGAACGGAGATTTGACGCTGGTTGATTCTAACTTGGAAGCGGTAGCAGGTGCATCGCTGCAA encodes:
- a CDS encoding DUF5329 domain-containing protein yields the protein MHITRFSMIMLIGLAGCSDAPATASKLESTSVKSPFPITMTVKQRSTTRIPGLEKDCSLTVGDITRGQVMVSTHFSDDMERATTGLVSLKPGEATELKIYKASYTIRLTELSNALVGEDFATFEIGGLSESQKIDKLISSVESLKDARFIRNGTEYSAQEAAEHLRLKLKNAGDSIQTASQFIEHVASKSSLSGEVYLIRLSDGSTLTARDFFEQELAKLE
- a CDS encoding Flp family type IVb pilin, whose amino-acid sequence is MFAAIKRFINNEDGPTAVEYAVMLALIIVLCIVVIRQVGTSSSRTFSTADSAIS
- a CDS encoding tryptophan-rich sensory protein translates to MDQTILFAESKWKTFGALLIWLGICFGVAALGGYATSQGLSLYYPSLRKPSWTPPGYVIGTIWQVLYTLMAIAAWLVWRKVGVFHLAIACFILQLVLNLGWSYAFFVMQCPEFAYYELCALWLSIAITIYFFWPISRIGALLLVPYILWVTFAGYLNYTIWDMN